Part of the Uloborus diversus isolate 005 chromosome 9, Udiv.v.3.1, whole genome shotgun sequence genome is shown below.
GTGAGAatcatggtttttacattttggTGCCGGATGTAGCAAAGCactgaatttgacatatattaacattccttctccctaccccctctcatttgtggtttgtagctacacttttcttaattttcaaggatttcaagcactagaaaataaaatttatttttttaaatgtatttttctctttatttggaaCGGATCATGCTAATTTCCGGGAGTTTGGGGGCCTTAACAAAGCGGGGGCCCTAAGCTGCAGCTTCCTTAGCTTGTAAGTAATTTTAGGACTCACTGTGAGTATTCATCACAACCCTTTGAATCTCTCTCtgcattaaactgttttttttcccctctatttcaaatatatttcgacaacccatgcatttttctccacttattAGCAATGAATTTTAGGACtatatttttcatccaaaaaattacacatgggaatgtttcggcggcccctatgaagctatcctatttatttatttatttcaatgaagAACCATGAAGTATGGTATTTTAAAACCAGGGCCGCTGAGAGACacggcgtgcaccatgttagttttgtccctcccattatgctgagtttactctatgcacaatactttaatttgagtcgAGCCCATAGTTTTGGACTAGGCAGAAACACCCACTCTGCGGTCTAGTGAATACTGTAAGGAATactttttttgcgttaaaaaatgtttgaagcataCATTTCCGCGGTCCTtactttgataatcttaataaaagagaatcatggatgttcctaaattgtattattaaattacattttctattcaaattttacagaaaaaatacttttcgtcactattatttcaattgttcatttataactactattttaattctttaaaacaacgaagagtttccctttttcttcgtttgttgcaTCGCTATAAAGAAATTGGCGATTCACTTCTGAAAATTGTGGGAGGGGGTAGCACCCCCCAGCCCCCCTGGCGACGGCCCtgagtatgaaacacgtcaatattgacgccgtcagtataatataaAGATCTGGCAAGGTTggtgcaagaaattttgctagtaaggttaattataatgaaataaaCATTAAGATAATAGCTTCTTACGAAGGTCActgctctttttacttccttttacaaaaaaggaagtattgtattcgtgaaaaaaatttcactcaagaCCTTAAtctccattttactcatccccgaatgaatattgagtttttttttttcgactcgaccacatgtggataagtgcctaagaacgtacagacacgcgaaatatctataatgacgattcccgagttaatcactacgaattttctcgtgacgtctgtatgtacgcatgtgcggatgtgcgtatgtatgtcgcataacgcaagaacggtaagtcctagaaagttgaaatttggtacgaagactcgtagtggggtccagttgtgcatctccccttttggttgcattcgggtgtttctaaagaggtgtttgcccctttttggggggaaatcattgtaattttgatctaaactcaagtggtgttataatttggtggacacttggcaatatatcgccagtcttttggtcaccaagttttgtcgccaacttggcgacaaatctggcgatttttatttttttttttttaaatctgtttcaatttggccactgttggtaatatctggagagtaaactattgaatcacattaaaattgtcagtaatggggaaattacattaaattggagtaaaaggaagtcatgtgatgcacacatcagctcgtttatattttatgtactgaTATGTCCGTAAAGAAGgttcatttcattcatatatCTGATTATGACACATCCCTCTTGTATGCAGAAATATACTATTATAACTTCACTTAAAAAATTGGCGAAaatctcatttaaaattaaatattttatgaatgtatTTCGGACAGTGATAAACACTCACCGACTGATTTGGAGGCGGGCGAGGTGTCTCAGAGTCTGGTCCAGAAACTCGGGATGTATTTCCATCGGATTTGGGTTCATCAGTTcttttttactttgcaaaaaCAGACAACAATGTTTGGTCACCCGAAAGCTTCATTGTTTTTTGTAAAGGTAATTCTTTTCTAACAAAAAGcgcatttttttaacagtttccATCTAATACGAAGGGCTAATTTACAGAAACCCTCGTATAATGAGGTTACGCGCTATaacacgaaactaaaattttacatttcttgcacgacacaaaatccaaaacactcatttaaactaattaactatttacagcacaagCACATATACGAATAACTCAGcacgaacaaaaacaaaattgtctAAAAATTATgacagaaagaaataataatttacagagattttatataaaaaatattcacaCACTCAAATGCTTTATCAATTGAAGCGATGCCTGCAGCTCtggaaatagtttaaaaataactaccgtcgattaaatttgttgcataaaaagcgcTAGGGCGGCAGAAACTTCTTCGTTACTTTTCTAGCGCCTGCCGTAGAAAAACTGTCTCAAGCAGAGCTATATATCAATAGAAAAATGACACGTAATGTcacaaaaaaggaattcaaaaattatttactttttcttatagTTTCGTCcaggtttctttttcttttttttcaagcagcCATTTTTCACTGCTCAAATGCAATGAATATTATAACAATGAtaaagtattgtcgcagattaaGGGAGGAGGTCgtgagggtgaccccccccccccccccgtccttgtATCCAACCCTTCATGTTATGcccaaaaaaacttaaattaaaaaaattatttcgattaatttttttaagcaaacatcCAAATACTGTCGTGGGATTGGGGGAGGGGTCATGActcccatgacccccccccccccccttcgtatCCACCACTGGTTGAAATTCTTTGAAGTAAAAACTGAACCACGAACCAACATCTTTATGACATCACCTAGGAGAATTTATGGACATGAAATCACATGTTATACATTATACACCAGATGGCAccactatttttatgtttttcatcgGAAATTCGTCAACCCGTGAAAATAACATGTGGGAGGGGGGGATTTTGTTAAactatgtttcatttatttaattcatttgttattattttatttatttacttttttgaactttaaaaattgttatttttctacttttagaGACTAAAAAGTAGATGTGATAGGTATCTAgcacaaaaacttatttttgctcaaaatatgGGTAAATTTTTAGTTACCTCACTTTAACTTCAGAACCGAAATATCtggtaattcgcaactccagagctcgaatacgcaaCCTTGCAGCGATTAACAATCCtaaagaaaaaaggtaaaacaatgaaTTCCACGTGTTTCCTTTGGGGTGAATTACAGGCTTCacgcagtttgtggtgtaatgtaatttcagaagaatcgaaaagaaagcttcccacaaacacgatgaaaaattactgtcattcactaacaatcgaagcaagttataagttatggcatttgtttgtttttcctttttcatcagccattagacagtggctgcagctctCCCTATAGTTCATTGTAGTTTCGAATCGAGATTTCTGTTTTATTAgtagaaaaatattgtgaaagAATGATTCGAACAGGAACTGAGGatcacaaaaaaatttcttgagcactttaatgtattttttttctctttccttctCTGTTCTTCCCCCATCTGTAAATTTTCTTCAATTGCTTTTTCGCAGActtctgctttttatttatttatcaatttcaattgtaaatttcaaactagtGATAATATTTATTCGATTTTGGTTTTGGTTTACGACACTAGATGGCGAAACGATCTGCTCCTCGAACGTGCGGAACGATTCGATCTAGACCTCCGTTTTCGATTCCTTTCAACTGTttgttttggtaatttttatatttctatcgCGTGAATCGCAACAGCTTTTGTACCGAATTACGAATAACAATAGCAAGTGAGTAACCTCGATGTCTTTTTTGTATTAGTCATTGACCAAAATGGCTCGAAATTTACCAGAAAATCCTGAAAATATAGTATGCCGCTATTTTTTGCAAGCTTCTTGTCATTTCGGAAATAACTGTCCTATATCCCATGTTCGTTCACAAAACTGTAAGCCTGATGATATTTGTCGAAAATATTTACATAGACGATGCCGCGATGGGGATAAATGCATCTATCGTCATGCTAGAATACCAATTTTTTATAAAGTCATGAGGCAAAATGGAATATTTTCGCTGCCTCATGTTGGTTTAGGCATTGAAAACAGTTCCaagttgaaagaaaatgaaaccaCTACTGATATTTCGTGTTTATCAAAATCCAGTGTTCCAAAAGAATTGGGATCTGATTGGGTAAATGCCGCTGAGTTTATTCCTAAAAAGCTGAAGTCTTATGCTGAGTGTTTGAGAAGGGAACAAAATACTGATATTGAAGAATTGAAATCGAAAGAATTGTGTTATTACTTAATTGAATGTTGTCCATATGGTGGAGAGTGTCCTTACATACATGGTGATGCATGTGACATTTGTGGCTATGTTTGTCTTCACCCTTATAATGAACAACAACGAATAATCCATAGGGAAAAGTGTCTCAAAGAACTTGAAGACGAAATGGAATTTTCTTTTGCAGTGCAGCGCAGTATGGGGAAAATGTGTGGAATATGTATGGATGTGGTGATTGATAAGGAACGTATATCTGATCGGCGGTTCGGTATCCTTGAAAATTGTAATCACGTATTCTGTTTGAACTGCATTCGGAAATGGAGATCTGCAAAGAAATTTGAAAACCGCCAACATTCAGAAGGCGTGCTAGATCCATTTGTTACCAGAGCCTGTCCAGAATGCAGAAGACCTTCAGATTTTGTCACACCAAGTCcgttttggtttgaaaatgaagaagaaaagaaaaaactgatggaaGATTATAAGAAGAGTTTGAACAAGAGACATTGTAAATATTTCAAACGTGGTGAAGGAACATGCTATTTTGGATCAACTTGCTTTTATCTCCATGCAAACCCAGATGGAACTATTGTAAAATTACCTCCTCCAGCTCGTAGAAGAAGGCGCAATCAAAATATGGAATTAGATTACTTAGAAGAATCTACACTTTGGGATTTCTTTAGAACAAGAGAAGAAAATATATTGATTCATTTAGATTTGGATGAGTTCTTATACAATATGACATTGCCAGATGGTGATGATGTCCCACTATCGTAAGATGTTCCCTTCCATTTCATGCTTTGTTTCAAGAttgcttaaaattgaaaagttgaactTTCATCTGTCTTAATTAAATGCTGTTTTCAACCAAAGCctctttttttctgaatgaaGTATATTCTTCTCACATTAAGTGATTCCTTAAAAGTTTTGACTTGCATTAACCAttcttcattttatctatttttatctctcattgatgggaaagggttttgctgttttttttttcccctttttgaaaacttgattaaatAGCCTCTTTGGtttgattattgaaaaaatagtcttgtataaaaaaaatcaatatcgcCTAGAAAATCTTGAGTAGCTGGCCACAATAGACTTCTGCTTTCCAATATCACATTAATGTTAGTTTTTATACAGCTGAATGACATATGAAAGATATAGAACACTCAGTgagtcaattctttttttttaagcacattagtcaaacacttttttaaaaatcaattgttatttttgaactcggggggggggggggggagtggagggACTAtgcccctttacttttggaagtgagtGGGCAAATGCTTTCATACAAGCCATCTATGACTCCCAAAATAAGATCAAAATGCCTTTGAAATTTTacacctctaaaaatttcaacagTGCAGTTTGTACCATGCACTGGCGGATTTACAGTAGGGGAGACTGCCCCCTCTGTGACTGtcattttctaaaatatagaATTACTAGCAATtgctactaatttcaatcaagtattttccacaaatttaatttaaattaaatttagacAGTTATTGTAGTCTAGGAGGcgattcatatttaaaatataggATTAAGGGGGGGGAATTGACTCCCTGCCAACCTACATGACGGAATCTTCAACCACCACCCCCCTTGAATAGACTATAAATTCGCCCCTGGTACCGTGGACCTTTCTTGTGGaaacttgtaaccataaaaaattcaataacttccATGAAAATACAGAAAACATTCAGCGAGTAGTTTTTGCAAGTTTGAATAAGTACAAAATGCTTTACATTTtgaccaatttttattttttggaaaatttttggtgtgacaaaagtgataaaattatcCTGAgtgtgaaaactttaaaaaatagttttaaaatttttctcaagtTTAACATGCGattgaacatttttgttttaataagttGAAGTGATATGAGTTAAAAGAGTTCTATAATTTAATAGTAATATATctgaatttaaacattttatatttgaaaaggcTCTAGAAAAACAGTAATCAAATGCTTTTCTACATACCAGTTCTGTAAAAATAGCTCATtcgaattattttcaagaaatgaaaaataaacaatattttggttgcgggtgaaaattgcttctacatttgagcgaagcatttgcctgtttggtgatattttgatagttgaaattttaaccctaactccagtggattaaccctaaactccagtagataatgTTCGATcacttttatgtttttcattctcctaaaatgagtcttaccagtgaaacagttaagttactggatccagttcagttctgtcaaaataaagcatttccctgcatgtcaaacattatggtaccaaaaaatgtcaaattatcatgctgtggcataagtttcattgttgatgacat
Proteins encoded:
- the LOC129229875 gene encoding probable E3 ubiquitin-protein ligase makorin-1, whose amino-acid sequence is MARNLPENPENIVCRYFLQASCHFGNNCPISHVRSQNCKPDDICRKYLHRRCRDGDKCIYRHARIPIFYKVMRQNGIFSLPHVGLGIENSSKLKENETTTDISCLSKSSVPKELGSDWVNAAEFIPKKLKSYAECLRREQNTDIEELKSKELCYYLIECCPYGGECPYIHGDACDICGYVCLHPYNEQQRIIHREKCLKELEDEMEFSFAVQRSMGKMCGICMDVVIDKERISDRRFGILENCNHVFCLNCIRKWRSAKKFENRQHSEGVLDPFVTRACPECRRPSDFVTPSPFWFENEEEKKKLMEDYKKSLNKRHCKYFKRGEGTCYFGSTCFYLHANPDGTIVKLPPPARRRRRNQNMELDYLEESTLWDFFRTREENILIHLDLDEFLYNMTLPDGDDVPLS